In Primulina huaijiensis isolate GDHJ02 chromosome 4, ASM1229523v2, whole genome shotgun sequence, a genomic segment contains:
- the LOC140975941 gene encoding uncharacterized protein isoform X2, with protein MNDLKILRKRCAELEGEKVRRRMKGKRSVEDKRDNVVESEEKVDKTEEKMTFESPHDARANFGDFVDVVVNAVVSDLAKEKKELDESHSLNASVDESTGGSFVATCEVEKKTISQSSIADHVRARDDRVKKKKGSMFVTPPSSTPRRKRKMTKQEVIDVEKKGNTPGKVAMDEFQGRSDFCGHEEADDEERKLVTNFLARKELEWHWFLLVYKRDEGIFKLWNSMHDPFSVGKAKVYTKFLAGSIRHLCGFDLVSEPVLREPCRQQGATLDCGVYACMWLECLARDTDEIWSYAQDVKMDTYRARLAATILSDENGLLKNKFE; from the exons ATGAATGATTTAAAGATACTGAGAAAGAGATGTGCTGAATTAGAGGGTGAAAAGGTTCGACGTAGAATGAAGGGAAAAAGGTCTGTGGAGGATAAACGTGACAATGTTGTTGAATCTGAAGAAAAGGTTgataaaacagaagaaaagatgaCTTTTGAGTCACCACATGATGCAAGAGCTAACTTTGGTGATTTTGTTGACGTAGTGGTAAATGCAGTTGTTTCTGATTTGgctaaagaaaagaaagagttaGATGAATCTCATTCTTTGAATGCTTCGGTTGATGAGAGCACTGGTGGTAGTTTTGTTGCTACTTGTGAAGTGGAGAAGAAAACTATTTCTCAATCTTCAATTGCGGATCATGTGAGGGCTAGGGATGATcgtgtgaagaaaaaaaaaggttcCATGTTTGTGACTCCACCTAGCTCAACACCAAGACGTAAGAGGAAGATGACGAAACAG GAAGTTATAGACGTTGAGAAGAAAGGAAATACTCCTGGCAAGGTTGCCATGGATGAGTTTCAAGGTAGATCAGATTTTTGTGGACATGAAGAAGCTGATGATGAAGAGAGAAAATTGGTGACAAACTTTCTTGCTAGAAAAGAGTTGGA GTGGCATTGGTTTTTGTTGGTTTACAAAAGAGATGAAGGGATATTTAAACTGTGGAACTCCATGCATGATCCATTCTCAGTTGGGAAAGCTAAAGTTTAT ACAAAGTTTTTGGCTGGTTCCATACGTCACTTATGTGGATTCGACCTTGTAAGTGAGCCAGTGTTAAGAGAACCTTGTCGTCAACAAGGTGCAACCCTCGATTGTGGCGTctatgcatgcatgtggttggAGTGTCTAGCCCGTGACACAGATGAGATCTGGAGCTATGCACAGGATGTGAAGATGGACACTTATCGAGCACGTTTGGCAGCCACAATATTATCTGATGAAAATGGATTGTTGAAAAACAAGTTTGAGTAA
- the LOC140975941 gene encoding uncharacterized protein isoform X1: MNDLKILRKRCAELEGEKVRRRMKGKRSVEDKRDNVVESEEKVDKTEEKMTFESPHDARANFGDFVDVVVNAVVSDLAKEKKELDESHSLNASVDESTGGSFVATCEVEKKTISQSSIADHVRARDDRVKKKKGSMFVTPPSSTPRRKRKMTKQEVIDVEKKGNTPGKVAMDEFQGRSDFCGHEEADDEERKLVTNFLARKELEYVDLPWHWFLLVYKRDEGIFKLWNSMHDPFSVGKAKVYTKFLAGSIRHLCGFDLVSEPVLREPCRQQGATLDCGVYACMWLECLARDTDEIWSYAQDVKMDTYRARLAATILSDENGLLKNKFE; this comes from the exons ATGAATGATTTAAAGATACTGAGAAAGAGATGTGCTGAATTAGAGGGTGAAAAGGTTCGACGTAGAATGAAGGGAAAAAGGTCTGTGGAGGATAAACGTGACAATGTTGTTGAATCTGAAGAAAAGGTTgataaaacagaagaaaagatgaCTTTTGAGTCACCACATGATGCAAGAGCTAACTTTGGTGATTTTGTTGACGTAGTGGTAAATGCAGTTGTTTCTGATTTGgctaaagaaaagaaagagttaGATGAATCTCATTCTTTGAATGCTTCGGTTGATGAGAGCACTGGTGGTAGTTTTGTTGCTACTTGTGAAGTGGAGAAGAAAACTATTTCTCAATCTTCAATTGCGGATCATGTGAGGGCTAGGGATGATcgtgtgaagaaaaaaaaaggttcCATGTTTGTGACTCCACCTAGCTCAACACCAAGACGTAAGAGGAAGATGACGAAACAG GAAGTTATAGACGTTGAGAAGAAAGGAAATACTCCTGGCAAGGTTGCCATGGATGAGTTTCAAGGTAGATCAGATTTTTGTGGACATGAAGAAGCTGATGATGAAGAGAGAAAATTGGTGACAAACTTTCTTGCTAGAAAAGAGTTGGAGTACGTTGATCTTCC GTGGCATTGGTTTTTGTTGGTTTACAAAAGAGATGAAGGGATATTTAAACTGTGGAACTCCATGCATGATCCATTCTCAGTTGGGAAAGCTAAAGTTTAT ACAAAGTTTTTGGCTGGTTCCATACGTCACTTATGTGGATTCGACCTTGTAAGTGAGCCAGTGTTAAGAGAACCTTGTCGTCAACAAGGTGCAACCCTCGATTGTGGCGTctatgcatgcatgtggttggAGTGTCTAGCCCGTGACACAGATGAGATCTGGAGCTATGCACAGGATGTGAAGATGGACACTTATCGAGCACGTTTGGCAGCCACAATATTATCTGATGAAAATGGATTGTTGAAAAACAAGTTTGAGTAA
- the LOC140975314 gene encoding microtubule-associated protein 70-1-like yields MAEVSGEGRPLAAPKMISGDNALERTPLAVSGSFKDGVKTSSYRRRVSLRPSLDADDFINLLHGSDPVKMELNRLENEVKDKERELGETQSQIKALKLSERLREKAVEELTEELAKVEEKLKLTESNLENKNLEIKRINDEKKASMAAQFAAEATLRRVHAAQKDDDMPPIEAILAPLEAELKLARLEIGKLMDDNKALDRLTKSKEAALLEAERTVHVALAKASIVDDLQNKNQELVKQIEICQEENKILDRMHRQKVAEVEKLTQTVGELEEAVLAGGAAANAVRDYQRKVQEMNEERKIIDRELARAKVTANRVATVVANEWKDANDKVMPVKQWLEERRFLQGEMQQLREKLAITERTAKSEAQLKEKYQLRLKVLEETLRSPNTATRSTTPGPDGRSLINGPSRRQSLGGAENVPKLSSNGFLPKRSPSFQMRSYGSSSVLKHAKGTSRSFDGGSRSLDRGNVLLNGLGPNFKQSQSCDGTKDVETQNTLWKGSQNENTIDVQTTEKEDSVPGLLYNLLQKEVIVLRKAGLEKDQSLKDKDDAIEMLAKKVETLTKAMEVEAKKMRREVASMEKEVAAMRVEKEHDNRAKRLGNATKNSLNTSQFLPGRTLSRSGSQRAITNSSVAASQLGSV; encoded by the exons ATGGCGGAGGTTTCCGGTGAAGGACGTCCTCTGGCGGCGCCGAAGATGATTTCGGGAGACAATGCACTGGAGAGGACGCCGCTGGCGGTGTCGGGCTCGTTCAAGGATGGGGTCAAAACGTCGTCGTATCGACGGAGGGTCTCCCTAAGGCCGAGTTTAGATGCTGACGACTTTATAAACTTGCTTCATGGCTCGGATCCGGTGAAGATGGAGCTCAATCGCCTCGAGAATGAAGTCAAAG ATAAGGAGAGGGAATTAGGCGAAACCCAGTCTCAGATCAAGGCGTTGAAGTTATCCGAGCGGCTTCGTGAAAAAGCTGTCGAAGAG CTCACTGAGGAGTTGGCTAAAGTGGAAGAGAAGCTCAAATTAACAGAGTCTAACCTAGAAAACAAG AATCTTGAAATTAAAAGAATCAACGATGAAAAGAAGGCTTCAATGGCAGCTCAATTTGCTGCAGAAGCGACTCTTCGGAGAGTTCACGCTGCTCAAAAGGATGATGATATGCCTCCTATTGAAGCTATCCTGGCCCCCTTGGAGGCGGAACTCAAGCTTGCTCGACTGGAG ATTGGAAAGCTGATGGATGATAACAAAGCATTGGACAGGCTTACCAAATCAAAAGAGGCTGCACTGCTCGAGGCAGAGAGGACTGTACATGTAGCATTGGCAAAGGCTTCTATAGTGGATGATCTTCAAAACAAGAATCAAGAATTGGTGAAGCAGATTGAAATTTGCCAG GAAGAGAACAAGATCTTAGATCGAATGCACCGCCAGAAGGTTGCAGAGGTTGAAAAGCTTACTCAAACGGTAGGTGAGCTGGAAGAGGCTGTTCTTGCTGGTGGTGCTGCTGCCAATGCTGTTCGTGATTACCAGCGGAAAGTTCAGGAGATGAAT GAGGAAAGAAAAATTATTGACAGGGAGTTGGCTCGTGCTAAAGTAACTGCCAATAGAGTGGCAACTGTAGTAGCAAATGAATGGAAAGATGCTAATGACAAGGTGATGCCTGTGAAGCAATGGCTTGAAGAAAGAAGATTCTTACAG GGTGAGATGCAACAACTACGAGAGAAGCTTGCCATTACTGAGCGAACGGCGAAGTCTGAAGCCCAATTGAAA GAAAAATATCAATTGAGACTTAAAGTTCTAGAAGAGACTTTGAGATCACCAAACACTGCTACGCGTAGCACTACGCCTGGGCCTGATGGAAGAAGCTTAATCAACGGTCCTTCTAGACGACAATCACTTGGTGGAGCAGAAAATGTTCCCAAATTGAGTTCCAATGGCTTTCTACCCAAGAGGTCACCATCTTTTCAGATGAGATCTTATGGGAGCAGTTCAGTGTTGAAACATGCAAAAGGGACATCAAGGTCATTTGATGGTGGTTCCAGATCTCTGGACCGGGGGAATGTTCTCTTAAATGGATTAGGGCCAAATTTCAAACAAAGCCAGTCTTGTGATGGAACTAAGGACGTTGAGACGCAAAATACTTTATGGAAAGGAAGTCAAAATGAAAATACCATTGATGTACAAACAACTGAGAAAGAAGATTCAGTACCTGGGTTATTATATAATCTATTACAGAAAGAAGTGATTGTATTGAGGAAAGCTGGTCTTGAAAAAGATCAAAGTCTTAAAGACAAGGACGATGCAATTGAG ATGCTAGCAAAGAAGGTGGAAACATTAACCAAAGCCATGGAAGTCGAGGCTAAAAAGATGAGAAGGGAAGTGGCGTCGATGGAGAAGGAAGTGGCTGCCATGCGGGTGGAGAAAGAACATGATAATAGGGCCAAACGACTTGGGAATGCCACTAAGAATTCACTCAACACTTCTCAGTTTCTTCCAGGAAG GACTTTGTCAAGAAGCGGATCACAACGTGCAATAACAAATAGCTCAGTTGCAGCATCACAGCTTGGTTCTGTATAA